The stretch of DNA taatttattataaataatttttaattattaagaaaaacaaaaatcatctTCATAGGATGTAAAATTTATcgtttactattttttttttaatttataaaattagatattaattaaatacaatgaCAAGTAAGCAGTCAAATTTATGCATTGattacaatttaattgtaaaaaaaagaaaagaaaaaatactcaagaaaaataattagaaaaatactCGAAAGAAATTGTTGTAAGGTGCATTGATTGACCTGCCTAAtttgtgaataaaataatcaacatacATATCATCAATGTAAATCTACaatgaatgtatttttttataataatatatttttttaaataaaatagctattaattattgtaaacaTAATGAGTTGTTTGACAAcagctattttttctttcagcacaaatgtgttaatttttaattataatttgacaatatataagttaatataataaaaaaaaaaaaaattaaaaacaaacacaaCATTGTGTCTAAACTTAGTTTAACAAACTATCTAAtgtaaaattgtaataataaattgcatactatgtaaatttttcgaaacaattataaaaaaaaaaaaataaacaaatttttaatttcgtaattgagagaattttttttgtcttttttattttaatatttaaaaattaattaataataaatttaataattattataaagaaaaatttgatgcaTTTTAAAAAGCTAGATGACGAAGGTGACAGTTGGTTCAAGTGGCAAGTGTCTGAATTAAAAATCATCGTTGTAAAAAGAGCTTTATAAAGTTGATATTCcaaatttctaaaatatggcgtaaataaacaattaattatcggagttatttgttaatattacaGGTACAttgtattgttaattaatgtaCTGTACCAATTAAACTGATACCTTGTCAACTggattaatataaatatttcatacaaagctaataataaataaagagtgCATTCACAAAGTCATAAAGGTATCATCATATTgagcaatatattttatctgtgTAAGCCAATGTTCCGTTACTTttcaatatacataaataaaagtgattaattgtaaaaatttaatataatttttaactaatcTTTAGTGCCAAATAATGAAacgaaattgaagaaaatttataattaatttatcaagtaaaaaatacacaatctAACCTGTTGTGTCAAATCGAAAACTTGATACATCTTGACTTTTACTCATCTTCAACATCAGTCAAAATAATATCTCCACGTTGATGTAAAATATGTTCAAGTATGCTTAACTTgtcaatgaattaaaaaagtataaaaaaataaaatttaaaaacaaataaattggagcaaaaaaaaaaaaaaaataaaaacaatggcAAATCGTAATTCAGGAAGAGGTCCAATACCAGAACGTTGGTTAAATTGTCCAAGAAGAGCAGGACGTCTtattcatgataaatttttagctTTTAAAACACCATTATCACAAGATTTTGATGATCAAGTACCTGAAGCATGTcgttttaatattgattttttatttaacagtgCAAAAGGAAATAAATGGAAACTTGGTTTATGGATTGATTTAACAAATACATCACGTTTTTATGACAGACAAGATATTGAATCATATGGATGTAAGTATCTAAAATTACCATGTCGTGGACATGGTGAAACACCAGATGAACAAACAACACGTGCATTTGTAGAAATatgtaaacaatttataaaacaacatcCATTGGAAATAATTGGTGTACATTGTACACATGGTTTTAATAGAactggttttttaataataagttaTATGGTTGAAATTGAAGATAATAGTCTTGATGCTGCAATGGCAAAATTTTCAGTAGCAAGACCACcaggtatttataaaaatgattatattgaAGAATTATATAAACGTTATGAAGAAGGTgaaacaccaccaccaccaccaccaagacCAGATTGGTGTTATGaatatgataatgaaaatgatgatgatgatgatgataatggaataaataatgacaatgatgattgtgatgatgataatggtgTTAATGGTGGTGGTAGTAATCCACCACCAGCAAAACGTCGtaaaagtgaatttaaacataaaaatccAGTGTTTATGATTGGTGTTCCTGGTGTATCACCAGTAACAGATGGATCAAAATTATCACATGTACAAAAAAGAGTACAAGATATATGTAAATGGACAAAAACTGGATTTCCAGGCTCACAACCAGTATCAATGGGACGCATTAATATAACATTACTACAGAATAAACCTTACAGAGTATCATGGAAAGCTGATGGAACAAGgtaaattttcttaaaaaacaaattattagctatttttattaataacttttatatttatttacagatatATGCTGATGATACAAGCAAATggtgaatcattttttattgatcgTGATAATagtgtttttaaaatagatgttattaaatttccaCATTACAAAGAAACACATAGATTACTTTATGATACACTTCTTGATGgggtaattataaataatttaaaattttatttatataagtaaatataaatattgtttttgttaattagGAAATGGTAATTGATCGTGCTGATGGTAAAGAGTATCCTCGTTATCTTGCTTATGATATAATTATGTATGACAATAAAGATGTATCAAAATTAGGATTTTATCCTGATcgttataatataataaaatatgaagtTATGGCTGGACGTCATAGAGCAATAAGTGAACGTAAATTAATAAGAGAAAAAGAACCATTTTCAATACGTTTAAAAGAATTTTGGCCAGTTATGCAAGCTGATCGTTTATtaagtgataaattttcacaaCAATTAGGACATGAACCAGATGGTCTTATATTTCAACCATCAAAAGAACCATATTGTCCAGGACCATCAGATGGAGTATTAAAATGGAAaccatcatcattaaattcagttgattttaaacttaaaattgTTATGGAAGGTGGTGTTGGTATTGTTAGTAAAAAAGTTGGACAATTATTTGTTGGTTCACAATCAATGCCATTtgcacaaattaaaattaataaaacaattaaagaacttgataataaaattattgaatgtaAATATGATAATGGACAATGGATATTTATGCGTGAAAGAACTGATAAATCATTTCCAAATTCATATGATACAGCAATGTCTGTTTGTAAAACTATTAGAGATCCAATTACAACTgaatttttacttaattttatacGTGAAAAAGgatttgttgatgattctGATCTTATGCCACCACCAGCTAAACTACAATCAAAtagttcatcatcaaaatatgtTCATCATAATCAAAGACGatagtatttaattatttaattatctacttaatttaaatttattttattttattacacaaaaataattgattattttttctttcctaTTTTACTTGACTCAAATTGAGCTAGAcacatatacaaaaaaaaaaaaacatatacaaactgtcatttaataaataaatgtacttGAGATTTAAACAActttgattcaaataaaaaaaaaaaaaaagacgtttACTTTACTATTAAActgttgttgaattaatttattttttgtatttaacctttatcattaaatattgttaattctAATTGTTAATatgatgtttattaattaatttttttcagatcAAACTGTTCATATTTGGTGTACAAAAGATCTTGCTTCAAAAAATCGTAAATCATTgagaattaatattgattgGGATCATGCAACTCATGTTAAATTTTCACCTGATGGAAAAGcatttataattcataaatcatttggtaataatattgttgtttatggacttaaaaaaaaaccaaatggtttttttatatcaGCAACACCTGTTCTTGAATATCaaaaggtaaatattatttagccttgatatatatttacttgaataaatttaattgtttaatttttttgttattagaaacatgatgatgatattattggaATGGACATTGCTTGTAATGGACGTTTCATAATGACATGTGGAAAATCAAATGATCTTATTATTTGGGATTTAAAAGGTGAGGTTCTTGCTAAAATTGATACAATTCTTGGCTCAACACATAGAGCTAAAATATCACCTTGTGGACGTTTTGTTGCTGCATCTGGATTTACACCTGATGTTAAAGTTTGGCAAGTTGGATTTTCCAAGACTGGAGATTTTAAACAAGTTGATAAAGCATTTACACTTGCTGGTCATTCATCTGGTGTTtatgattttgatttttctgCTGATTCAAGTACCATGGCAACAGTTTCAAAAGATGGAACTTATCGTTTATATGATACaaatggtaaaataatttttatatcttcttgtaaataaattaaataatttaatattaatttgtaaattattttagttgAATATGAAAAAGGACAAGATCCTCGTTTTCTTGTAAGTGGAAAATGGGAAAATTCAATGCCAACAAAAATTGCATTGTCACCAAATGCAGAAATTTTAGTTATTTCACATGGTACAAatctttcattttattcaacagTAAACAATAAGCTGGACACAACAATTGAAGATATTGGTAATCATCttaaacatttataatatttattattgtaaaaataattattgataataattttattttatttttaacaggtGTTGTTAATTGTTTAACATTTGATGCAACTGGTGAATTTCTTCTAGCTGCtgttgataaacaaattaaaatatttagaaatatcCCAGCTTATCGAGCTGCTATTGAATCATCAAAGcttaaattgaaacaaaaacaatCGTCAGCAACACAAGAacgtattgaaaaaataatcattgaaaatacaCAATTTCTTAAGTCAATGGGTGAACCACTCATTCGATAATtcagctaaattttttcttcaatcatTCCTAGACAATAAAGTGTCATACATTCAAgtactattatttaaaaaaaaaaaaacagaatgaataaaaagattattatcatttttatgtaactgagaaaaataaatttgcatcAAATGCTTTTTGTAAAGATAAACCTATCCagtttttgtattaatttatttatgatgatatttatgaattacATGATAACAtatggtatttatttttcattaaattttaatttgtttaaatttagaatACAACAATATGGTCAATTATTATAGaagggtaaaaaaatatagtatagttttatttatgccggagtaatttctccgagTAATACTGCAAAAATTAGAACCAGGAATTACaacatttttctatttcataaatattttatgcatACTATGGGTTGGCAACTCTGAGGTGTGCAAAAACAGGTATCTTTAGTCTTTTTGAGAGTGGGAATACCATGTGGGGCATGTGAGGCTGCAGATGCATTGGTTGCATTAATGCTTGCAAGTTGCTGAATCTAACAGGTGCTTTTCTGTTCAACAAGTTCACACTCGTCGAAACAAGTTAAATAGCTTAGTAAAGTTAAACATCATTTTATCcacgtgcaaaaaaaaaggtacagtgtattaacaatttatcaattattttttattaaaattctgttattaattgattgaaataatttatagaatCATCTGAAATATGGAGACTGTTGCAATTGATGCTGAATGGGTTGAAACCTTCAAGACAATTTCGAAAGAAGAAGTAAGCACTGAGttatgatgttgataatgttttattcattgtaattttttagtttctgtaatttttggttattaattaaattaaataattaattaatgttattttatagatCAACTCacaaatcgaaataaataaatatgatgtaagtgatgatgatgaggagcAACAGATTCGAGAACAGCGTATAAAGCGCATGATGCGCATGCAGCCACTATTTGCAAGTCAACCAAGACTTGAAATGAGtaagtaataaaaatcaatacaaattaacagtaatttttaaataaaaaaaaaaaaaattacacaataatttaataacaataactttATTTCTTTTAGTTTGTAAAGATTGGAGCAACGATTTTGTTGATTCAGGCTTTACATCGTATGCTTTTCGTATGATTGAAACCActgaatcatttaaaaataaagaagatgatttaaaatatttgattaatctCTGTGGATATAATTTGACGGAGCTTCAGTTATATGATTATCCTTCTTCTCAAATAATGCCATTGATTAAATCTAAATGTTTTAATCTGACGAAACTTGTATTAAGATTTAAACAAGTGGAAAGTAAAgattttgataatgttttttctaaCATGAGTCAACTtgaaacattaaatatttattggcaATGTGAAAACGTAGCTTTACCAATGACTTTGATCAAGTCATTAGAACAAGTTCCTGAAACCTTAAAAATATTGGGTATTGTTTCTGAACCTGAAAGATTTAGTGATCCAGAAGACGTACCAGCTTCATCGGTTACTTCtgtaagtatataaattttacaactatcacaacaatttatttttttgattatctcaataaataataatataaatttttttatctttcaggTATTATCTCCAGAAACCGAAGCTTTAATGACTGTCATTAGTAATATGAAAAATCTCGAATCTGTAACAATTAAATTGGATTATGGTTTTACAgatgaatttttcataaatcttattaataattctaaaaatttaaaacttttaaatgtACGTGCTTCAAATATAACAGATAAAGGTTTAATTGCAGTTAATAACTTACATCAATTAGAATATTTTGATCTTGGTTTAATTGAAACAGACtcagaaaataaattcatcactGATCAGTCAATTCAATGTTTGTTTAACAAAGAAATGTCATCATTGGACATATCAAATTGCACTCAAGTCACTAATAGCTCAATCATTgaacttgttaaaaatttaccaaatttacAATCTCtccatattaaaaatacaaaagcgACTATTGAACTTGTCGATGAAATTgctaaattaacaaaagacCGTGAACTGAGTTTAATCATATggatttcttttaaaattaatgatgattacaTCTTTAAAATAAACCCAAAAGTAAGATTTGTTAGTGTATTAagcaattaatatattttatcataattattgttattccttatgttttttttcacgaaACATACATAcggtaatattaatatttttggtttaatattaattttaaaaaattgtaagccatattattttatgaaaacttTAAAACTTACagttaaattgtatataatatatttcgttatttattaactaaaaataataaataattttataattttaatatgtttacttatcatcaatttatttttatatccagTTGTTATTTCTTGTcccataataataaaaaatatttcgactAACTTTCAACTCAAtactcttgaaaaaaataattattaaattcacttgtatatttatcaatttttttttttgatgtattcATTTGTTTCTAGAGAAAGCTGCATTTTAATTAGGAAATCAGGAACTTTAAAACTTacagtttaattaatttaatcgaTAATTTAATTGCCAATATTGTATCATTTATTTACAGAAAACATTCAAAAGTTtacttgtaataatttaatgaaaataataaacaatgttctaattttaatatatttacttaatatcaatttattttcattcaaatctTATTTCTTgccttataataataaaaaatatttcgactAACTTTTAACTCAATACCCAATAATagtggttttaaaaaaaattaagtaagttagttcaaaatgttattataaaatatataaaactgttttgttttttttttttcaacaaaatacaaatgaatattttttattttatgacttACTCAATTGTAATTGACTGAATTTGCTGACAACAGCAATTCCTCAAGAACACCTACAAAAATttcaggatatttttttttgtaaacttgaaatgttttatttaacataacatctcgtaaattttttttcataaattctaAACATTTTTGATTGAGTTTTTTGAGATTATATTTATCAGaacaaacaaatttacttGCAACATTCTCAAAGTCTATTGTTTTGCAAATTACTtcttcacaaatatttttaagacaatCCACCTGATATTTTTCAGCAACAGCAAGTAGTTCCATTGGCATTTTGTCAACATTTGGTGATTCattagtataaatataatgtaaaaattcttcaaaaacatcttcttcaatatcttcaatgacaacttcatttttttcattttcttttaattcttcATGATCAAACATTGCAGAAAAAACAGGACTGCGTGCTCCAAGAATTCCTTTGATTGCACGAAATGATTTTTGACCCACTTGAATTGTAACATCAgctgatttttcatttaacaaaaGTTTCTTTAAGTCTGCACTCAGTTTTCGTGTTGCataaaatgttgaaattatatcagaataattattagttggtttttttgatattcttattctacaacaaattttaagcTCATCATTTGGTAAAAATTGACTTGGATTTGACAAGTTTGTTTTATAAGTACAACCCCATTGAATTAATCCTGGAAATTTACTGAAATTATATTCTTCAGTTTTTCCGACtccattattaattgatattttacattttgtttGTAATTGTGAAGTATTGAATAATTGAAGCTGTAGATCAgccgatatatatataataccaTGGTCATAGGACTTAGAAACTGAATATTTTCCCGAAATccatttatcatcaaaatcaccataattagatgaaaaacttagtgatttaattattttttcggcCCACTGACTGATGTTTTCAATTGTCcatacatatttaaattcacaacATTCCATACCAGTAACATGTTGTGCAGAGTCTTGTTTTGACGTTATCAGTTTAATAGAAGCCTGAATAGGTTCAGTCAGTACTGATGACATGattgtgttaattaatattcgtTGTTagactaataatttttatcagacTAATCGTAATTGTGTATTTGTAAAACTCAACTCAGGCTGATGCACGATGAAAATGAGAGATTCCCACTAGGAAGCACAAGACATACTTATGTAGACACAATAGCACACAATAGGTGTTGGATACAGTTGGATATTATGGGCAATTATGGGAATCCCAGGGAATCCCTTCATCAGACGCTTCATCATCGATAAACCATTACTTAAACTAATCGATGAATCGAAAAATCTATACAAATCGTTCGGTAAATCTATTATATAGGCGTTGATAactatgatgataatatacaaacactacaattaaaaatattttataataaaataatattttttaataaatataaacaaacacaGCATTCTTTCAAAATAACTTTCATGTTGCTCAAgtcttgatatatttattcgaTTTCTCTCGAAGTTTCGTACGAACTTCAAATCATATAAAACAGCTGTCCAGACTCCAGAGTCTATACGTAACACTATAcgtaataacaaaattaacaatttttaattgtgtttactattattttaactatcaATAGTGACATGTCACATTGTAATTAAACAgctgattattattaacaattattagatgATGTAAAgtacaataacaacaaataaaatagaaaaaaaagctgtaGTTATTCCAGAAGAAGCTCCACAATCTGATGATGAAACTGTTGATAGAAAAAGtgtaagttaaataataatttttattgattatttcattttcattattaagtACACTGGTATATATAACATTGTTATCAGCTCATCTTTTAAActtagttattattaaatttttaaattacaatattattttatttttcaagggaATTATAAGTAATCAAGTATCACACCAACTTACCAGGAACAATCATATCTGGTGAAGTAACTGAATCAATGGGCATATTatggaatatttaaatttaatatattattaattaacaaaattattaattgaatgaaatatacAGATTTGAAGAAGGTGTAAGTTGGAGCAGTGCTAGTATATATACAGCTATTGATTGAGTAtgtcaatataattaatatttttaaaatagtaaataaatagtttatgtaataataataaaatattgttatttatttgttttttttttataatccagATAAAAGGAATAGGTCATTGAGAAATAACGTACTATACGTCTTTTTTAGAAAATCGCCTATTGATATGGAGATTGTACATGTtgcttttgaaaaaaactatataaaatctttgtggaaaaaaaagagaaataatttatttagatatttatataataattataatcattaattttaaattttatcatgacaattgaattttataatataaaataataaatttgcaaataatatttatttttaaaaaagaaaattaacaacTTAAAAACGATAATaaggtttttaaaaatatttttctattaatttcaatttgtttatatttagaaTACAACAATAtggtcaattaaattttagtcTCTTTGAGAGTGGGGCATGCAAGGCTGCAGCTGCATTGGTTGCATCTTTAGTTGCTGAATCTCACAGGTGCTTCTCTGTTCGACAAGTTCACACTCGTCGAAACAAGTTGGTTAGCTTTGTAAAAACAAACGTCATTTTATTAAcgtgcaaataaaaaaaaacacaaaggtacaatgttaataatttatcaattattttttatattaacattattatgtttatttgacgtttataaaaattcaattaaccTGTTATTGATTCactgaaattataaataatcaatgacatattattaattaaataattaattgatttttttttttttttttatagaataacCTGAAATATGGAGGCTGTTGCAGCTGATGCTGAATGGGTTGAAACGTTCAAGACGATTTCAAAAGAAGAGGTAATAGTACTGAGttataatgttgatgatgatttttcattatcattttttagttgCCTTAATTTCtggttattaattaaattaaat from Aphidius gifuensis isolate YNYX2018 linkage group LG4, ASM1490517v1, whole genome shotgun sequence encodes:
- the LOC122855235 gene encoding transducin beta-like protein 2; the protein is MGFIEIFGMEINDLVLSSFVLGAIIIIIGFIINRRKTAEIKNDEHKKDDNINSSTEVPEQNENSVAIKRGKNKKRREIQQEFTHPWMVGALKGHTGTVLDIKFSSDGKYLSSCAEDQTVHIWCTKDLASKNRKSLRINIDWDHATHVKFSPDGKAFIIHKSFGNNIVVYGLKKKPNGFFISATPVLEYQKKHDDDIIGMDIACNGRFIMTCGKSNDLIIWDLKGEVLAKIDTILGSTHRAKISPCGRFVAASGFTPDVKVWQVGFSKTGDFKQVDKAFTLAGHSSGVYDFDFSADSSTMATVSKDGTYRLYDTNVEYEKGQDPRFLVSGKWENSMPTKIALSPNAEILVISHGTNLSFYSTVNNKLDTTIEDIGVVNCLTFDATGEFLLAAVDKQIKIFRNIPAYRAAIESSKLKLKQKQSSATQERIEKIIIENTQFLKSMGEPLIR
- the LOC122853964 gene encoding uncharacterized protein LOC122853964 produces the protein METVAIDAEWVETFKTISKEEINSQIEINKYDVSDDDEEQQIREQRIKRMMRMQPLFASQPRLEMICKDWSNDFVDSGFTSYAFRMIETTESFKNKEDDLKYLINLCGYNLTELQLYDYPSSQIMPLIKSKCFNLTKLVLRFKQVESKDFDNVFSNMSQLETLNIYWQCENVALPMTLIKSLEQVPETLKILGIVSEPERFSDPEDVPASSVTSVLSPETEALMTVISNMKNLESVTIKLDYGFTDEFFINLINNSKNLKLLNVRASNITDKGLIAVNNLHQLEYFDLGLIETDSENKFITDQSIQCLFNKEMSSLDISNCTQVTNSSIIELVKNLPNLQSLHIKNTKATIELVDEIAKLTKDRELSLIIWISFKINDDYIFKINPKVRFVSVLSN
- the LOC122855234 gene encoding mRNA-capping enzyme-like gives rise to the protein MANRNSGRGPIPERWLNCPRRAGRLIHDKFLAFKTPLSQDFDDQVPEACRFNIDFLFNSAKGNKWKLGLWIDLTNTSRFYDRQDIESYGCKYLKLPCRGHGETPDEQTTRAFVEICKQFIKQHPLEIIGVHCTHGFNRTGFLIISYMVEIEDNSLDAAMAKFSVARPPGIYKNDYIEELYKRYEEGETPPPPPPRPDWCYEYDNENDDDDDDNGINNDNDDCDDDNGVNGGGSNPPPAKRRKSEFKHKNPVFMIGVPGVSPVTDGSKLSHVQKRVQDICKWTKTGFPGSQPVSMGRINITLLQNKPYRVSWKADGTRYMLMIQANGESFFIDRDNSVFKIDVIKFPHYKETHRLLYDTLLDGEMVIDRADGKEYPRYLAYDIIMYDNKDVSKLGFYPDRYNIIKYEVMAGRHRAISERKLIREKEPFSIRLKEFWPVMQADRLLSDKFSQQLGHEPDGLIFQPSKEPYCPGPSDGVLKWKPSSLNSVDFKLKIVMEGGVGIVSKKVGQLFVGSQSMPFAQIKINKTIKELDNKIIECKYDNGQWIFMRERTDKSFPNSYDTAMSVCKTIRDPITTEFLLNFIREKGFVDDSDLMPPPAKLQSNSSSSKYVHHNQRR